TGATTTCTAAACAATTTTTCATACCCTAAATAAGTCATTAAAAAAAAGCCATCGCATTTGCATGTGGTGGCTTTTAATTACTAACCTTATTTTAATCTATGAAACTAACGGAAATGCGATTAAGCTGTACTCGTCTATGTTTTAAAATCAAATTCTATATATAAGACAAGCAAGTATTCAAAAAGGGTGATTATTATCTGATTATTTTATAAAAATGGATTGTATGTGCTTGCTTACTTTTAAATAAAAAAGCCCTCATCCGATGGAAAAGGGCTTTAAATATTTTGAAAAAGAACGTTTAAATTTCCCAGGTACTTCCACTCTTCAATAGGTCATCAACACATTTGATGTGCGAATTTTGCTTTGCATAACTGATTGATTTAGTCATCAAATCCTCGTAAGTATCAGTTTCTACTGCTCTAATAATGCCTAATGCAACAGGGAATTCAGGGACTTGCATCTTTGAAAGCATGACATGGATTCCCGGATCGGGGTTGTATGGATCATGGACCAACAAATCTAATTCAGTAATTCCATTTTCTCCGATCACAACCGTTTCAAGTCGGGTTCCTTTCAATACAATTCCTTTATTTCGATCAGCACCATAAATCATTGGTTTTCCTGCTTCCAAAATTAACTGATTATCGTCTTTTGTCTCCTTTGCAGTAATCAAATTATGGACTTTATTATTGAAAATAACACAATTTTGCAGGATTTCAACAACCGAAGTTCCTTTATGTTTGGCTGATTCAACCAAAATATCGGTCATCATCTTTGGATTGGTATCAACTACACGGGCAAAAAACTTACCTTGAGCACCAATGATCAATTCGCCAGGATTAAATGGTTCTTCAAATGATCCCTGAGGTGAAGTTTTAGTGATACTACCTTTAGGAGTTGTTGGTGAATACTGACCTTTGGTAAGGCCATAAATTTTATTGTTAAACAAAAGAATGTTTATATCTATATTTCGTCGAACCACATGAATAAAGTGATTTCCTCCAATCGCCATGCTATCACCATCACCGGTGATCATCCAAACCGATAGGTTCGGATTGGCGATTTTAACTCCAGAAGCAATGGCAGCAGCCCGTCCATGAATACCATGAATACCATAAGTATTCATGTAATATGGAAAACGAGAGGAACAACCAATTCCTGAAACAACCACAAAATCTTCTTTTCGAACTCCCATTTGGGGGAATACTTTTTCCATTGATTTCAAAATGGCATGATCGCCACAACCAGGGCACCACTTAACCATTTGATCACTAACAAAATCCTCTCTTGTTAATTGAGGAATGTTTTGAATGTCTATATGTTGATCTGCCGTCATGATTTTTGATCATTTAAGATGGAGATAAATTTTTCTTCTAATTCGGAAACCATAAAAGGCAATCCCTGAATTTTATTATACTGCTGGTAATTGTATGCCGGGAATTTCATTCTTAAATAATTTACAAATTGACCATTGTTCAATTCGCAAACCAGAATCTTTTTGAATCTTTTTAGTATATCTTCGGTATTCTTAGGCAAAGGATGGATATACTTGAAATGTGCCATACTGATTGTATGTCCATCTGCCAGCATTTTCTCAACTGCTGTGAGCATCACTCCATATGTTCCGCCCCAGCTGACAACTAAAACATCGCCTTCCTCAGCACCAATAATTTTCTGCTCAGGAATAAAATTAGCAACCCGTTGTACTTTTTCATCCCTGATCTGGGTCATGATTTGGTGATTCATCGGATCGTGAGATACGTTGCCTGAGCCATTTTCTTTTTCCAGACCACCAATTCTGTGACGTAAACCCTCGGTTCCGGGTACGGCCCATTGGCGACTTAGCTTGTCTGTATTTCTTAAATAAGGTTTATATACAGGATCATTTGCTTTTGCAAGAGGAGGAGTTATCTTAGGCATCTGTGCCATTTTAGGAATACGAAATACTTCTGATCCGTTAGCCAAAGCACCATCCGTAAGCAGGATTACCGGAGTCATGTGCTCAACAGCTAATTTAGAAGCTTCAAAAGCTGAATAAAAACAATCTTCAGAAGTAATCGCGGCAATAACAATTACCGGTGCTTCCCCATTTCGTCCAAACAAAGCCTGATACAAATCGGATTGTTCAGATTTAGTCGGCAGACCTGTAGATGGTCCGCCTCTTTGTACATCAACAATAACAATCGGCAGTTCGGTCATTACTGCTAGGCCGATGGCCTCACTTTTTAATGAAAGTCCCGGACCTGAAGTGGTTGTAAGTGCAAGCGAACCTGTATAACTGGCCCCGATAGAAGAACAAATACCTGCAATTTCGTCCTCAGCTTGAAAAGCTTTGGCCCCTAATTGTTTATGTTTGGTGAGTTCTTGCAGGATTTCAGTTGCAGGAGTAATAGGATAAGAACCCAGAAAAAGTTGTAATCCTGATTTTTCAGCAGCTGCTAAAAAGCCCCAAGCTGTAGCAACGTTTCCGGTAATATTTCTGTAAGTTCCCTTTTCAAGAACAGCGGGTTGTACATTATAAGTTTGGCTAATTGCTTCAATATTCTCGGCAAAATTAAAACCAGCCCGAAGTACTCTTTTATTAGCCTCAACGATAATTGGGTTTTTCTTAAACTTTCGTTCAAAAAATTCATTGGTTTTTTCAAGCTCCCTATTAAAAAGATAAAGAACGATTCCCAACGCGAACATATTTTTACTCTTAAGAGCCACCTTGTTATCAAGATCCAGTTCCTCAACCGCTTTTTTGGTCAACATTGAAATTGGAGCCTTAATTACATTAAAGCCATCCAATGAATTGTCTTCAAGCGGATTTCTTAAATAACCGGCTTTCTCGAACCCTTTATCAATAAAGGTATCAGAATCAACAATAATTGTAGCACTTGGTTTGGTCCACTTCAAAGTAGCTTTCAAAGAAGCAGGGTTCATGGCTACCAATACATCGGCTAAATCGCCTGAAGTATGTATATTGGTATGCCCAAAATGAATTTGAAATCCTGATACCCCGGCAACAGTTCCTTGAGGTGCCCTAATTTCGGCCGGATAGTCGGGAAAGGTAGCGAAATCGTTACCTGCAAATGCGGCGGAATCTGAAAACAAAGCTCCCGTCAATTGCATCCCATCGCCAGAGTCACCAGCGAATCTTAATACTACATTGTCTAATTCAACAATCGGATTCTTTTTCGTATTATCCATCATTTGATGTTTAAAAAACACGGCAAAGTTAAAGCATTTATTTCTGTTGCATCAAAGTAAAGCTGAATTTTTTCAATAGACTGTTATTTTTTTCACAATAAATAAACTACCATCTTACTACCTGATCTTGTATTACTTACATTTGTTAAAATATAAACAATTCAACCCATCGCAATTTTGTATAAATAATAAATTAGACATAAATGCTACCGAAGTATTTAATTATCAATAAGAACCGATGGCTTAACTCCTTAAATTTCTGTTATTTAGAATGCATATAAATTAATTATGCACTCTTTGATTGGCAGAAACTCATTATATTTGCATAAAATATTTTTCTATTATTAACATAAAATAAAAGATCATGGCTTATAAAATAAGTGACGATTGTACCGCTTGTGGTACTTGTATTGACGAATGTCCTGTTGATGCAATTTCTGAAGGTGACATCTATGTAATTGACCCGGACGTATGTACAGACTGTGGTTCATGCGCAGACGTTTGCCCAGTTGAAGCAATTTCACCTGAATAAAATAAAAGCTATTACGAAGAATTGCACAAAAGTTCATCCATAGGATGGACTTTTTTTTTGAACATTTGTGAAACTATTAACTGTAAGTCTAAGTAAACAAGCTGATTAATTATTATTACTTTTGCAATTAAATTAGCTTAATAAGGATGGATAAGTTTTCTTATTTAAACAATATTGACCCGGATGTAATTGAAAATCTTTACCAGAATTTTAAAGAAAATCCTGGTTCGGTTGATGAAAGTTGGAGGATGTTTTTTGAAGGATATGAATTTTCAAGAACCAACTACGCCCAAACAGAAAACAATATCAGGGTTTATCCCGATGAATTTAAAGTTATCAATTTAATAAATGCCTATCGCCAACGAGGACACTTATTTACTAAAACTAACCCTGTTCGGGCACGCCGAAAATATAGCCCAACGCTTGATATTGAAAATTTCGATCTGACAAAATCTGATCTGGAAAGAAATTTTCAGGCAGGAAATGAAATTGGAATAGGAAGAGCTACACTTCAACAAATCATTGATCATCTTAACGCGACCTATTGTCAATCAATCGGAGCTGAATACACGTATATCCGAAACATTGGAATACTTCAATGGCTTCGTGATAAAATGGAATCAACCAAAAATTCACAAACGCTTGAACTAAAACAAAAGTCACATCTTCTGGAAAAGTTGGCCCAAGCGGTAAATTTTGAAAAATTTATTCATAAAAGATTTCCCGGACAAAAAAGATTTTCGTTAGAAGGTGCAGAATCACTCATCCCTGCAATGGATGCAATTATTGAAAAGGGAGCTGAGGCAGGAAATGAAGAATTTGTAATAGGATTGGCACATCGGGGCAGGCTTAATATTCTGGCAAATATTTTAAAGAAACCTATCAGGGAGATTTTTAGTGAATTTGAGGGAAAAGAATACGATGATGAAACTTTGCTTGGCGATGTAAAATATCATCTTGGATACACTTCTAAACAAAAAACTGCCGGAGGAAAGGATATTCAACTGACACTTTCGCCAAACCCATCTCACCTTGAAGCCGTTAATCCGGTGGTTGAAGGGATCGTCAGGGCCAAGATTGATCATGATTATAACGGTGACACAAATAAAATAACCCCAATCCTGATCCATGGTGATGCATCCATTGCCGGACAAGGAATAGTTTACGAAGTTATTCAGATGGCAGGTTTATCAGGTTATAAAACCGGAGGAACCATACACCTGGTTATTAATAACCAAATTGGTTTTACCACCAATTATCTCGATGCACGTACGAGTACCTATTGCACGGATATAGCCAAAACAATACAATCACCTGTTTTTCACGTGAATGGTGATGATGTTGAGGCAGTCGTTTACGCGGTTGAATTGGCCATTGAATTCCGTACAAAATTTGGTAAAGATGTGTTTATTGACCTGCTTTGTTATCGTAAATATGGACATAATGAAGGCGACGAACCACGTTTTACACAACCCTTACTCTACAAGATAATTGAAAAGCATCCTAATCCACACGAGATTTACAAGAAAAAACTTCTTGAAAAAGGAGACATCACTGAACAGGAATGCGAAAAAATAGAATCCCGAATTTCAGGATCGCTCGAACAAAGTTTTGAAGATTCTAAAAAAATTAAAAAATCACATATAACTTTCTTTTTAGAAGAAACCTGGAAGAATATCCGAAAAGCCAAGGTTGGTGATTTTTACTTATCACCGGATTCGAGTGTTTCAAAAGAGTTATTGATTGAGATTGGTACTCAAATTTCATCCATCCCCGATCATATAAATCTCTTCCGAAAAACAGTTAAATTACAGCAGGATAGGCTTAATATGATTGAAGATGGTCAGGCCCTTGATTGGGCCATGGGCGAATTACTTGCTTACGGCAGTTTATTGATGGAAGGAATCCCTATCCGCTTGAGCGGGCAGGATGTGGCTCGTGGCACATTTAGTCATCGGCATGCGGTTTTACGATTAGAAGATTCGGAAGAAGAATACCTCCCTTTAAACCATATCAAAAATAAAAAAGCTTCGATTGAAATTTTCAATTCTCCCTTATCAGAATATGGAGTACTGGGATTTGAATATGGTTATTCACTAACCTCACCTCATAGTCTTACAATTTGGGAAGCTCAATTTGGTGATTTCAACAATGGTGCCCAAATTATTATCGATCAGTTTTTAAGTAGTGCCGAAGACAAATGGAACGTAATGAATGATTTGGTTTTGTTACTTCCACATGGTTATGAAGGACAGGGTCCCGAACATTCCAGTGCACGATTGGAACGATTTCTGATTTTATGTGCTGAGAATAATATGCAGATCGTAAATTGTACAACCCCTGCCAATTTTTTTCATGTTTTACGTCGCCAATTCAAAAGGGATTTCCGAAAACCTTTGATCATCTTCACTCCAAAAAGTTTGCTTCGACACCCAAAATGCGTTTCTCCTTTAGCAGATTTTACGGTAAACGGATTTAAAGAAGTATTAGATGATCATAGTGCAGATCCGGATCAGATAACAAAAGTTGTATTTTGTAGTGGTAAAATTTATTACGATTTACTTGCAGAAAAACACAAACTGAATAATACGACTATTGCGCTTGTGCGGCTCGAACAAATTTATCCATTGCCAATTAAGCAACTCCGATTAATCATTAAGAAATACAAAAACAGTAAAAACTGGATTTGGGTACAGGAAGAACCCGTAAACATGGGAGCATGGACATTTTTACATCATAATTTTAATGATGTTCCGTTAAAGAACATTGCCCGACCTGCAAGCGGTTCACCTGCAACTGGTTCTTCTAAATTTCATGCAATCAGGCAACAAAAAATTATTGATAAAACGTTCGAAGAATGTAATTGCCCGAATTTATTGAAAGAATGTGAAATGGTTTGTATTGGGAATAAATGGCGTACCTTTGAGAAAGAGATAAAAATTGATCCTAAAATGAGTGACAGCAGTTCTTTTTCAGCCCTAAAAAAGCTCTAATTTATATGAAATGCACATAAGACTTGTGTCATACAAACCGAGGATGATTATATGGGCATTCCATGTGGCAAGAAAGAAATAAATTATAAACACATGAAAATTGAAATAAAAGTTCCCAGTCCGGGTGAATCAATCTCCGAAGTTCAATTGGCCAAATGGTTGGTTGAAAACGGTGATTTTGTTCAAAAAAATCAGGAAATTGCCGAAGTTGATTCGGATAAAGCAACCTTAAGCATTGCTGCCGAAGATGCAGGCACCATCGAGATAATGGTGGAAGCAGGTGAAACGATCGCTGTTGGAACCATTATTGCAGCTATCAATACGTCTGCAAAAGCCCCGGGAAAAACAGCTTCTGAGCTTCCAAAATCAATTGTTCATGATATAATTCCGGAGAAAAAACCAGAACCAATTAAAATTGAATCGGAGAAAGGAATAAATAAAGTAACCTCCGAGATAGGTTTTGCGCACATTTCACCTTTGGCTCAAAAACTAATGAGCGAACATCACATTGATGAAGCACAACTCATTCATTTTTTCAGGAATCAAAGGTTATCCAAAAAGGATGTTGAATTTTATTTAAGCAGCAAAGAAAAAAACACTGATCATAAAACCATTGCAAATACTGTAACAAGCCGAGATGTTGAAAAAGTAAAAATGTCGACCCTTCGATTAAAGCTTGCAAAAAGATTGGTTTCTGTAAAGAATGAAACTGCGATGCTCACTACTTTTAACGAGGTGAATATGGGTCCGGTAATGGAAATTCGGCAACAATATAAGGATGTCTTCAAAGAAACTCACGGTGTCGGACTTGGGTTCATGTCATTCTTTACAAAAGCTGTGGCTGAAGCATTAATCTTATTTCCACAAATTAATGCCCAAATTGACGGTGAAGAGATCGTTCATTTCAAATATGCTGACATCGGTATTGCAGTTAGTGCCCCTAAAGGATTAATGGTTCCGGTGTTGCGCAATGCAGAAGGAATGAGCCTGGCCGAAATTGAACTTAAAATAAAAGAACTGGCAACCAAAGCCAGGGATAATAAAATTACACTTGATGACATGACAGGAGGTACCTTTACGATCACCAATGGTGGTGTTTTCGGGTCAATGCTCTCCACTCCTATTATCAATCCTCCACAAAGTGCAATTTTGGGCATGCACAATATTGTGGATCGCCCTGTTGCAGTGAACGGCAAGGTTGAAATTCAGCCAATCATGTACCTTGCTTTATCTTACGATCATCGCATTGTTGACGGAAAAGATTCGGTAAGTTTTTTGGTAAAAATCAAAGAATTAATCGAAGATCCTTCCAAATTGTTATTTGGTGGACAAGATCCTATAAAATCCCTTTTAGGTATATAGTTTAATTTGAATTTTGAATTGTATTAGTCATGCGTAAAAAATTTGATTTTTTGGTTATTGGCTCCGGGATTGCCGGTTTGAGTTTTGCACTTAAAGTAGCTGAGTATGGTACCGTTTGTATTATCAGTAAAGAAAAAGCCGAAGAAACAGCAACTAGATATGCCCAGGGCGGGATCGCAGCCGTAATGTATTCGCCCGATACCTATGAAAAACATATTCGTGATACCATGGTTGCAGGTGATGAACTAAGCAATCCCGACATTGTTAGGTTAACCATTACAGAATCAACCGAACGAGTCAAGGAACTTATAGAATGGGGTACGAAATTCGACCTGAAAGATTCAGGTAAATACGATTTGGCAAGAGAAGGGGGCCACTCAGAGTATCGCGTTCTTCATCATAAGGACAGCACCGGACAGGAAATTCAACGAGCACTGCTTAGTCAAATTCAAAACCATCCAAATATCGAACTGCTTGAAAATCATTTTAGTCTGGATTTGATTACCCAACATCACCTAAAAATGGAGGTAAATAAACAGACGAAAGATGTTAAATGTTTTGGATCTTATGTTTTAAATATCAAAACGAATAAAATCCATACAATACTTTCAAGAATTACTCTGCTTGCAACCGGAGGATTGGGAAATTCCTACAGTACCACAACCAATCCCAAATTAGCCACCGGTGATGGTGTAGCTATGGTTTACCGTGCTAAAGGAGTTATTGAGAATATGGAATTTATTCAATTTCATCCAACCTCACTTTACAATCCTGGCGAAACCCCATCTTTTCTGATAACAGAAGCCATGCGAGGGTTTGGAGGAATTCTAAAGACCCAAAAAGGTGAAAAATTCATGAATAAATATGACGAAAGGGGTTCATTGGCCCCTCGTGATATTGTAGCTCGTGCCATCGATTCGGAATTGAAACAAAGCGGCGACGATCATGTTTATTTGGATTGTACCCATTTAGATAAAAACAAACTGATCGTCGAGTTCCCAACAATCTATGCTAAGTGCTTAAGCATTGGAATTGATCTTACCAAAGAAATGATTCCCGTAGTTCCGGCTGCACATTATTCATGCGGAGGCATTAAAGTTGATGAATATTCAAGAAGTTCCATCCAAAATTTATATGCTTCGGGCGAATGTGCTTCAACCGGTTTACACGGGGCCAATCGACTGGCTTCAAACTCACTGCTTGAGGCGGCCGTTTTTTCGCACCGGGCAAGTGTAGATGCAATAAAGGTTTTTAAAAATATTAATTTTTGCAACGAAGTTCCCGATTGGGATTCATCAGGTACTGTGCTGAATGAAGAACTTGTTTTGATCACTCAAACATACAGAGAACTTCAATTGATTATGACAAACTATGTTGGTATTGTTCGCTCAAATTTAAGACTTCAAAGAGCCTTGACACGTCTCAAACTTATTTATAAAGAAACAGAAGATCTATTTGACAAATCGATACTTACCATTCAAATTTGTGAATTAAGAAACCTTATAAATGTTGCCTACCTGATCACGAAAATGGCAATGAACCGGAAAGAAAGCAGGGGCCTGCATTATTCAATTGATTATCCAAAAGATAAATAAAACATTAACCCTTAAATGGCACTCATAAAAGAAGTTAATGGTTTTCTTCCCCAGATCGGCACTGATTGTTTTATTGCCGAAAATTCGACCATTATTGGGGATGTCATTATAGGCAATAAATGCAGTATTTGGTTTAATGCTATCATAAGGGGCGATGTACATTATATCAGAATTGGGAATAATGTTAACATTCAGGATGGCACAATCATCCATTGCACTTATCAGAAATCACCTGTTAATATTGGCAATAATGTTTCAATTGCCCATGGTGCAATTATTCATGGGTGTACAATTAAAGATAATGTGTTAATTGGGATGGGTGCTATTATTATGGATGATGCGGTAATTGAAAGTAATTCGATAATCGCAGCCGGGGCAGTAGTATCAAAAAACACCCATGTTACCTCAGGAAGCGTTTATGGTGGCATTCCTGCAAAAAAAATAAAAGAAATTGATAAAAACTTGGTTGAAGGTGAAATTGAACGTATTGCAAATAGTTATTCACTTTATGCAAGTTGGTATAAAAAATAGAGAACAAATTCTTTTATCAGAAGATTTTTAACCATTAAGATAGTAATCACACAAAAAAAGCCGAATCCTGCAGATCCGGCTTTTTAATAGATTTTAATTGCTTACTTGATGCCTAATTTAGCTTTTACTAAAGGTAAAATGTTTTCCCCTTTTTCAAAATAAATTACTGCACCAACGCTAAGATCAAAAATATAAGTATAACCATTTTCTTTGGCTACTGCATTGATCGCTTCTTTTGCACGATTGGTAACCGGAGCAAAGAGCTGAGCTTGTTTAGCCTGAAGGTCAGAGTCAGCTGATTGCTGAAATTGTTCAATTCTACTTTGCAAATCATTCAGTTCTCTTTCTTTAGTTTGTTTAATGATTTGTGACATGGTAGCCAAGTTGCCTTGGTACTCTTGTACTTTACTCTGATATTCCTGGTACATTACCTGCATTGTTTGCTCTAATGAGCTTCTATATTCTGTTATTCTTGCTTCAACGGTATCTTTACCTGGCATAACTTGCATTAATTCAGCAGAATTAATGTATCCCAATTTTGCATTAGTTTGTGCAAACAAACAAGAAACACTTCCTAATAACACCAAGCTTATAACAACTACAATTTTTTTCATTTTTTAAGATTAAAGTTCATAACCAGATTAAGTCGCAAATTTATACAAATAAATCAAAATTCGTAAATTTAATTTATTAATAAATCTTAAAATTCACATCAAAATATACAAAAAGCTATCTTTTACGATCCTCGCGCCTAACAGTTTGTATTAAGGTCCCAACCACATCTAAAACATCATCGCTAATGTCGAGGCTTGGATCAGTATAAAGAATGGAAAGTCCTGCGGCCTTGTCAAAAACAAAGCCATAATTTTTCTCTACCGCAATTTTTGAAATTGCATTATACACTTTCTCCTGTATTGGCTGTATTAGTTCTTTTCGCTTTTGGTCAAGTTCACCTTCCGAACCAAATTTCCTTTGTTGAAGTTCATGGATTTGTTGTTCTTTTGAAACAATTTCAGCCTCTCTCTTTTTTCTTAATTCCTGTGGCAATAAAACTGCTTCATTTTGGAAATTCTCATATAAACGTGATATTTCGGCAAACTTTGCTTCAATTTCCGATTGCCAGGTAACTGACAAATCGTTTAAATAATCTTGAGCATCTTTATATTCAGGAATATTTGAAAGAATGTATTCCGAATCGACATAGGCATATCTTTGAGCATTTGCTCCTATCACCATCAACAAAATAATGATTAATGTTAAAGTTATCTTTTTCATATTTTTTCTCCTATTATTTATGTTTAATAAACTAATGATTAGTTGCCAATGCAGAGCAAAAAGCTTGCCAATCCTAATCGATAGATTGATTAATTGAGAAATGGAATTGTGAACCACTTGCATCAGGAAGTCCTGGGATTTTATCAAATCCATAACCCCAATCCAAACCTAGCAAACCAAACATTGGCATAAAGAACCTGATTCCAAAACCTGCCGAGCGCCTAACATCGAACGGATCAAACTTTTTGAAATTTTCCCACGAATTTCCTGCCTCAAGAAATGCTAATGCATAAATGGTAGCACTTGGATTAAGCGATAAAGGATACCTCAACTCTAAAGTGTATTTCGAATAAATGGTACCTCCTATATTTTTATCTTTGTAATATTGTGGTGTAACAGATTCATTGGTATAACCTCGCATTGCGATAATTTCCCGACCATCTAAATTATATTGATTTGACAGCCCGTCGCCACCTAAATAAAAGCGGCCAAACGGAGATATTTCGAGCTCGGATTTATTATAGGTTTCAAGAAACCCGAATTTAACTCTTGTACTCAATATAAGTTTGTCGAAAATTTCGATATACCAGCTCGAATTAAACTTCCACTTATAATATTCAATCCACTTAAATCTCAGATCTTCATCAAGTGCAGCGTAATCCTTATTATTCAGCAAAGAATAAGGAGGGGTAAGTTCGAGGCTTAAAGAAATATCAGAACCTCCTCGTGGATAGATTGGTGAGTAAACAGAGTTTCTACCAAAAGTTATACTGTAATTAAAATTGTGAAAATTTCCATTACCTGTGCCAAATTTAAATATGCTTCCGTAGTTATCGAGCTTATACAGCTGCATGCTTACTGCTTGCATAAGTGTGAAAGAGTCGTCGGGCCATGATAATCGCTTGCCCATTCCTACGGAAAAACCATCAGTTGCAAATGAAGACCTGAGTTCATCCCCTTTTGACAATCCATTTGAATACATTGAATGATGATACGAAACGGATAATGAAACAGGCTTTTTACCACCAAACCAAGGCTCGGTAAAAGAAGCACTATAATTGAAATACCCTTTCCCATAGGTTTGAAATTTTAAGGAAAGTTTTTGACCATCACCTGTTGGTACTGGTCGCCATGCCCCTTTTTTAAATGCATTTCTGATCGAGAAATTATTAAAACTCAATCCAAATGTTCCAATGATACGCCCATAACCCCATCCACCTGATAACTCAAACTGGTCGGAGGAAGTTTCATCAACTTGGTAATCAATATCGACTGTGTTATCACTTGCATTCGGTTGTACATCGGGAGATAAGGTTTCCGGATCGAAATACCGCAATTGTGCCAGTTCCCGCTGGGTCCTGATGAGTAACTCTCTATTGAATAATTGACCAGGCCTTGTTCGGATTTCACGCATGGCCACATGATCATTTGTTCGTGTATTACCCGTGACCGTTACATTTTTTATACGTGCTTGTTTACCTTCTCTTATTCTTATCTCAATATCGATCGAATCATTATCGATCTTAACTTCAACAGGCTCAGCCTGAAAAAACAAATAACCATTATCCATGAATAAGGCACTAACGTCA
The Bacteroidota bacterium DNA segment above includes these coding regions:
- a CDS encoding 2-oxoacid:ferredoxin oxidoreductase subunit beta, with amino-acid sequence MTADQHIDIQNIPQLTREDFVSDQMVKWCPGCGDHAILKSMEKVFPQMGVRKEDFVVVSGIGCSSRFPYYMNTYGIHGIHGRAAAIASGVKIANPNLSVWMITGDGDSMAIGGNHFIHVVRRNIDINILLFNNKIYGLTKGQYSPTTPKGSITKTSPQGSFEEPFNPGELIIGAQGKFFARVVDTNPKMMTDILVESAKHKGTSVVEILQNCVIFNNKVHNLITAKETKDDNQLILEAGKPMIYGADRNKGIVLKGTRLETVVIGENGITELDLLVHDPYNPDPGIHVMLSKMQVPEFPVALGIIRAVETDTYEDLMTKSISYAKQNSHIKCVDDLLKSGSTWEI
- the odhB gene encoding 2-oxoglutarate dehydrogenase complex dihydrolipoyllysine-residue succinyltransferase, encoding MKIEIKVPSPGESISEVQLAKWLVENGDFVQKNQEIAEVDSDKATLSIAAEDAGTIEIMVEAGETIAVGTIIAAINTSAKAPGKTASELPKSIVHDIIPEKKPEPIKIESEKGINKVTSEIGFAHISPLAQKLMSEHHIDEAQLIHFFRNQRLSKKDVEFYLSSKEKNTDHKTIANTVTSRDVEKVKMSTLRLKLAKRLVSVKNETAMLTTFNEVNMGPVMEIRQQYKDVFKETHGVGLGFMSFFTKAVAEALILFPQINAQIDGEEIVHFKYADIGIAVSAPKGLMVPVLRNAEGMSLAEIELKIKELATKARDNKITLDDMTGGTFTITNGGVFGSMLSTPIINPPQSAILGMHNIVDRPVAVNGKVEIQPIMYLALSYDHRIVDGKDSVSFLVKIKELIEDPSKLLFGGQDPIKSLLGI
- a CDS encoding 2-oxoglutarate dehydrogenase E1 component → MDKFSYLNNIDPDVIENLYQNFKENPGSVDESWRMFFEGYEFSRTNYAQTENNIRVYPDEFKVINLINAYRQRGHLFTKTNPVRARRKYSPTLDIENFDLTKSDLERNFQAGNEIGIGRATLQQIIDHLNATYCQSIGAEYTYIRNIGILQWLRDKMESTKNSQTLELKQKSHLLEKLAQAVNFEKFIHKRFPGQKRFSLEGAESLIPAMDAIIEKGAEAGNEEFVIGLAHRGRLNILANILKKPIREIFSEFEGKEYDDETLLGDVKYHLGYTSKQKTAGGKDIQLTLSPNPSHLEAVNPVVEGIVRAKIDHDYNGDTNKITPILIHGDASIAGQGIVYEVIQMAGLSGYKTGGTIHLVINNQIGFTTNYLDARTSTYCTDIAKTIQSPVFHVNGDDVEAVVYAVELAIEFRTKFGKDVFIDLLCYRKYGHNEGDEPRFTQPLLYKIIEKHPNPHEIYKKKLLEKGDITEQECEKIESRISGSLEQSFEDSKKIKKSHITFFLEETWKNIRKAKVGDFYLSPDSSVSKELLIEIGTQISSIPDHINLFRKTVKLQQDRLNMIEDGQALDWAMGELLAYGSLLMEGIPIRLSGQDVARGTFSHRHAVLRLEDSEEEYLPLNHIKNKKASIEIFNSPLSEYGVLGFEYGYSLTSPHSLTIWEAQFGDFNNGAQIIIDQFLSSAEDKWNVMNDLVLLLPHGYEGQGPEHSSARLERFLILCAENNMQIVNCTTPANFFHVLRRQFKRDFRKPLIIFTPKSLLRHPKCVSPLADFTVNGFKEVLDDHSADPDQITKVVFCSGKIYYDLLAEKHKLNNTTIALVRLEQIYPLPIKQLRLIIKKYKNSKNWIWVQEEPVNMGAWTFLHHNFNDVPLKNIARPASGSPATGSSKFHAIRQQKIIDKTFEECNCPNLLKECEMVCIGNKWRTFEKEIKIDPKMSDSSSFSALKKL
- a CDS encoding 4Fe-4S binding protein; the protein is MAYKISDDCTACGTCIDECPVDAISEGDIYVIDPDVCTDCGSCADVCPVEAISPE
- a CDS encoding 2-oxoacid:acceptor oxidoreductase subunit alpha, with the protein product MDNTKKNPIVELDNVVLRFAGDSGDGMQLTGALFSDSAAFAGNDFATFPDYPAEIRAPQGTVAGVSGFQIHFGHTNIHTSGDLADVLVAMNPASLKATLKWTKPSATIIVDSDTFIDKGFEKAGYLRNPLEDNSLDGFNVIKAPISMLTKKAVEELDLDNKVALKSKNMFALGIVLYLFNRELEKTNEFFERKFKKNPIIVEANKRVLRAGFNFAENIEAISQTYNVQPAVLEKGTYRNITGNVATAWGFLAAAEKSGLQLFLGSYPITPATEILQELTKHKQLGAKAFQAEDEIAGICSSIGASYTGSLALTTTSGPGLSLKSEAIGLAVMTELPIVIVDVQRGGPSTGLPTKSEQSDLYQALFGRNGEAPVIVIAAITSEDCFYSAFEASKLAVEHMTPVILLTDGALANGSEVFRIPKMAQMPKITPPLAKANDPVYKPYLRNTDKLSRQWAVPGTEGLRHRIGGLEKENGSGNVSHDPMNHQIMTQIRDEKVQRVANFIPEQKIIGAEEGDVLVVSWGGTYGVMLTAVEKMLADGHTISMAHFKYIHPLPKNTEDILKRFKKILVCELNNGQFVNYLRMKFPAYNYQQYNKIQGLPFMVSELEEKFISILNDQKS